The Oscillospiraceae bacterium genome includes the window GTGATTTCTTTCCGAAGCTCCAAAAGACCTGCATTGGCAGTATAGTAGGTGCGCCCTTTTTCCAGAGATTTCACCGCTTCGGAACGGATATGCCAGGGAGTCACAAAGTCGGGCTCCCCAACACCTAAGGAAATCACATCCTCCATGGTTGCCGCAATATCAAAAAAGCGACGGATTCCCGAAGGAGGAATGTTTCTCACTTGTTTATTTACAAAATTGATCGGGTGAAATTCGTTTGCCATGGAATCTTTCATCAGAGTGTAATCACCCTTTCATCTTTGGGTTCTTCGGCGTAAATCACGCCGTCTACTTTATAGTTTTTAAGCACAAAGTGAGTTGCGGTGGAAACCACGGTGTCTAAGGTGGATAATTTTTCCCCAACAAACATGGCAACATCTTTCATAGAGTTCCCCACCACAGTCACCATCAAATCGTAACCGCCACTCATTAAGGTGACATCACGCACTTCGGGAAAGGAATAAATTTCTCTGGCGATTTTATCAAATCCTTCTCCTTTTTGGGGAGTTACCCGCAATTCAATATGAGCAACGGTCAACTCGGGAGCAATTATATCCCAGTTGATTAAAGTTTTGGCACCTAAAATGACGCCTTCTTCTTTTAACCGTGCAATTTCTTCTGCCACACTTATTTCATCTTCCCCCAAAAGCTCAGCAATGTCTTTTGTGGTGTAGGTGGCGTTTCGTTCCAACAAATTTAAAATTTTACGGGTAAATTCCATAAAAATTCATCCTTTCTACTTGTTCTAGCGTGCTTTGGTATCGTTTTCCACTTTCAGTTCTTTGATAAATTCATCCAGTTTCAGGCTGCCTTTGTCGCCGTCTTTTCTGGAACGAACGGAAACGGTGCCTTCTTCGGCTTCTTTTTCGCCCACGATTACCATATAGGGCAGTTTATGAAGCTGTGCTTCACGGATTTTGTAACCGATTTTTTCGCTTCTGTTATCCAATTCCACACGGAATCCTGCCATCATCAGCTCGTCGGTAACTTTTTTCGCATACTCTTCAAAACGTTCGGAAATGGGCAACACTTTTAACTGAACGGGTGCTAACCATAAGGGGAATGCACCTGCATATTTTTCGATTAACAGCGCCAAAGTTCTTTCATAGCAACCGATAGAGGTTCTGTGAATGATATAGGGGTTTTTCTTGGTGCCGTCTGCCGCCACATATTCCATACCGAATTTTTCAGCCAGCATCTGGTCAATCTGAATGGTAATCAAGGTGTCTTCCTTGCCGTGAACATTCTTAATCTGAATGTCCAGTTTCGGACCGTAGAAAGCAGCTTCACCAACACCGATTTTGTATTCTAAACCGATATCGTCTAAAATTTCTTTCATAATGCCCTGGGCTTCGTCCCACTGTTCAGTAGTACCGATATATTTTTCGGTATCTTCGGGATCCCACTGGGAGAAACGGTAGGACACATCTTCATATAAGCCTAAGGTTTTTAACATATAGTTGGTTAAATCCAGACAGTTTCTGAATTCGTCTGCCAACTGATCGGGAGTACACATTAAGTGACCTTCGGAAATGGTGAACTGACGCACACGGATCAAGCCGTGCATTTCGCCGGATGCTTCATTTCTGAATAAGGTGGAGGTTTCTGCCAGTCTCATAGGCAGGTCTCTGTAGGAACGGCCACGATTTAAGAATGCCTGATACTGGAAGGGGCAAGTCATGGGACGCAGTGCAAACACTTCGTCGTCGGTTTCTTCATCGCCCATTACGAACATACCGTCTTTGTAATGATCCCAGTGACCGGAGATTTTATATAAATCGCTTTTTGCCATTAAGGGAGTTTTGGTGAGCATCCAGCCACGTTTCTGTTCTTCGTCTTCTACCCAACGCTGGAGTAACTGCACCACTCTTGCACCTTTGGGAAGCATAATGGGTAAGCCCTGACCGATGGTATCCACAGTGGTGAATAATTCCAGTTCTCTGCCCAATTTGTTGTGGTCACGTTTTTTTGCTTCTTCCAGCTGAGTGATATGGGCATCCAGTTCTTCTCTGGTGGGGAAAGAAATACCGTAAATACGGCGGAGCATTTTATTTTTTTCATCACCTCTCCAGTATGCACCGGTGATGGATAAGAGTTTATATGCTTTGATAGCACCCACAAAGGTCAGATGAGGACCTGCACACAGGTCGGTAAAGTCGCCCTGTTCATAGAAAGACAGTTCACTGTCTTTCGGCAGATCGTTAATAAGTTCCACTTTGTAGGGTTCGTCTTTCACTTTTTCCAGTGCCTCTGCACGGGATAAGGTGTAACGGTTCAAGCGGGTATTTTTCTTGATGATTTTTTTCATCTGGCTTTCGATTTTTGCCAAGTCTTCATTGGTGAAGCCCGGGTCATAATCAAAATCATAGTAGAAACCGTTATCGGTTGCGGGACCGATTGCCAGTTTTGCTTCGGGATATAAAATCTTCACCGCTTCTGCCAACACGTGAGAGGTGGTATGCCAATAGGCTTTCTTACCTTCGGGATCGGAAAAATCAAACAGAGTGATTTCGCCGTTTTCGGAAATTTCTTCGGATAAGCCAACCACTTTACCGTTCACTTCGGCACATAAGATGCCTTTTAACACGTCGGGATTTTCTGCTTTTACCGCTTCAAACACGGATACGGGAGCAGACACGTTTGATAAATTTACTTTAATCATGTTCTCAATCTCTTTTCTCTATATTTTCGGGGGATTTTCGTCTGATGTGATGTTTCTAGGAATGTGCACAACCGATGAGGTCATTCACATCGGCAATGCCGTTTTTATCTAAATAGGTGTTTAAAGAGTCAATCACGTTTAAGGGAGTGAAGGGGTCTTTAAAATTCATCGTTCCAATGGATACCAAGGTGGCACCTGCCGCCATAAATTCCACTGCGTCCTCACCGGTTGCAATACCGCCCATACCAATGATGGGAGCTTTGGTTTTGGCATAGGTCTGATACACAGAACGCACTGCAATGGGTTTTACGCAAGGACCGGATAACCCTGCCACAATATTATGGAACACAGGTTTTCTGGTTTTTAAATCAATTGCCATACCGGAAACGGTGTTGATTAAGGATAAGCCGTCTGCACCGCCATCCATTGCCGCCTGACCTATGGATGCAATATCCGTCACATTGGGAGAGAGCTTAATGCAAAGGGGTGTGGAGATGGCTTCTTTCACCAGTTTGGTGATTTCAAACACCGTGTCGGGATTGGTACCGAATGCGGCACCGCCCTGCTTCACGTTGGGGCAGGAAACATTTAATTCAATGATGTCTGCTCCTGAAGCATCCACGATTTTGCAGGCTTCCACATAATCGGCAAAGGTGCTTCCCGAAACATTGGCAATAATTTTTAAATCCAGTTTTTTCAGTTCGGGCATAATCTTCTGTGCGAAATGGCGAACGCCGGGATTTTGAAGTCCCACACTGTTTAAGATACCGCCGGTGGTTTCAAAAATTCTGGGGGCGGGATTGCCCTGACGTTCGTTTAAGGTTAATCCCTTTACGGTGATACCGCCTAATTTTTCGATGGGATAGAGCTCGTTATATTCCATCCCGAACCCGAAGGTACCCGATGCAGTTACCACAGGATTTTTAAATTCTACCCCTAAGTAGTTCACTTTTAAGTTTGCCACTAAAACTGCACCTCCTTCGCATTGAACACGGGACCGTCTTTACAAACGTGAAGATGTTTAAAACCTTCTTCCCCGTCGTCTTCCACTTTGATATTGCAACACAGACAAGCACCGATACCGCAACCCATCCGTTCTTCCATGGAAATTTCACAGAAGATGCCCAGATTATCGGTAATGGCTTTCAATGCTTTTAACATGGGCAGAGGTCCGCAAGCATACACCGCTTCATAAGCGCCGCCTTCTAATTTTTCTTTCACCGCCTGGAGGGCATTTCCGTGAAATCCGTAGGAACCGTCATCGGTGGCGATATATAAGTTATCGCATTGGTTTTTGAATTCATTTTCCAATGTCACTAAATCTTTGGTACG containing:
- a CDS encoding dihydroorotate dehydrogenase, giving the protein MANLKVNYLGVEFKNPVVTASGTFGFGMEYNELYPIEKLGGITVKGLTLNERQGNPAPRIFETTGGILNSVGLQNPGVRHFAQKIMPELKKLDLKIIANVSGSTFADYVEACKIVDASGADIIELNVSCPNVKQGGAAFGTNPDTVFEITKLVKEAISTPLCIKLSPNVTDIASIGQAAMDGGADGLSLINTVSGMAIDLKTRKPVFHNIVAGLSGPCVKPIAVRSVYQTYAKTKAPIIGMGGIATGEDAVEFMAAGATLVSIGTMNFKDPFTPLNVIDSLNTYLDKNGIADVNDLIGCAHS
- the thrS gene encoding threonine--tRNA ligase, with protein sequence MIKVNLSNVSAPVSVFEAVKAENPDVLKGILCAEVNGKVVGLSEEISENGEITLFDFSDPEGKKAYWHTTSHVLAEAVKILYPEAKLAIGPATDNGFYYDFDYDPGFTNEDLAKIESQMKKIIKKNTRLNRYTLSRAEALEKVKDEPYKVELINDLPKDSELSFYEQGDFTDLCAGPHLTFVGAIKAYKLLSITGAYWRGDEKNKMLRRIYGISFPTREELDAHITQLEEAKKRDHNKLGRELELFTTVDTIGQGLPIMLPKGARVVQLLQRWVEDEEQKRGWMLTKTPLMAKSDLYKISGHWDHYKDGMFVMGDEETDDEVFALRPMTCPFQYQAFLNRGRSYRDLPMRLAETSTLFRNEASGEMHGLIRVRQFTISEGHLMCTPDQLADEFRNCLDLTNYMLKTLGLYEDVSYRFSQWDPEDTEKYIGTTEQWDEAQGIMKEILDDIGLEYKIGVGEAAFYGPKLDIQIKNVHGKEDTLITIQIDQMLAEKFGMEYVAADGTKKNPYIIHRTSIGCYERTLALLIEKYAGAFPLWLAPVQLKVLPISERFEEYAKKVTDELMMAGFRVELDNRSEKIGYKIREAQLHKLPYMVIVGEKEAEEGTVSVRSRKDGDKGSLKLDEFIKELKVENDTKAR
- a CDS encoding Lrp/AsnC family transcriptional regulator produces the protein MEFTRKILNLLERNATYTTKDIAELLGEDEISVAEEIARLKEEGVILGAKTLINWDIIAPELTVAHIELRVTPQKGEGFDKIAREIYSFPEVRDVTLMSGGYDLMVTVVGNSMKDVAMFVGEKLSTLDTVVSTATHFVLKNYKVDGVIYAEEPKDERVITL